A stretch of Faecalibacterium duncaniae DNA encodes these proteins:
- a CDS encoding FMN-binding protein, producing the protein MNKNSSWETSVKPVVVLSVIALIVSLLLAMVNSFTAPIIEDNQKAATLAAYVDVMPTVSSASDLEEVTDYTTENITGAVKATDGSLAIKAEEKGFDGGILSVIIGFDTNGTVTGIWVDASTQTKGIGSNVATDSFLAQFDGMDGTQNITLGQGYDAYSGATISSKALFAAINDCINCYNELA; encoded by the coding sequence ATGAATAAGAATTCTTCCTGGGAGACCAGTGTAAAGCCTGTTGTTGTGCTGAGCGTGATCGCACTGATCGTCAGCCTGCTGCTGGCTATGGTCAACTCCTTTACGGCTCCCATCATTGAGGATAACCAGAAGGCCGCAACGCTGGCTGCCTATGTGGACGTGATGCCCACCGTTTCCAGCGCCTCCGATCTGGAGGAAGTGACCGACTACACCACCGAGAACATCACCGGTGCTGTAAAGGCCACCGACGGCTCCCTGGCCATCAAGGCTGAGGAAAAGGGCTTTGACGGCGGCATCCTGTCCGTCATCATCGGCTTCGACACCAACGGCACTGTCACCGGCATCTGGGTGGACGCTTCTACCCAGACCAAGGGCATCGGCAGCAACGTTGCCACCGACAGCTTCCTTGCTCAGTTCGATGGCATGGATGGCACCCAGAACATCACCCTGGGCCAGGGCTACGACGCATACAGCGGCGCAACCATTTCCTCTAAGGCTCTGTTTGCCGCCATCAACGATTGCATCAACTGCTACAACGAGTTGGCATAA
- a CDS encoding RnfABCDGE type electron transport complex subunit D — MDTKLIVSASPHLRSEETTQSLMANVIVALCPCVVASAIIFGARALLVTAVSVVACVAFEWLYCKLLKKANPISDLSAVVTGIILAMNVPVGMPIGQLIIGDLVAIIVVKQLFGGIGMNFANPALVGRIVLFISFAGSMNNWVFPDAAVDQLSSATPLAVADTSKLSLLDLFMGVHGGVLGETCALAILLGLIYMVATKTISIAIPASYIGSMFIFYLISTGSLHGALVGILSGGLMFGAVFMATDYVTSPFTLKGKLIYGLCLGIVTFAIRQWGSYAEGVSFALLFMNLWVPFINDWTRQTPYGYVKPAKKAKEGAGK; from the coding sequence ATGGATACGAAGCTTATTGTTTCGGCCTCCCCGCACCTGCGCAGTGAGGAAACGACCCAGAGCCTGATGGCCAACGTGATCGTTGCCCTGTGCCCCTGTGTGGTGGCCTCTGCAATCATCTTTGGCGCGCGTGCCCTGCTGGTCACTGCAGTGTCCGTTGTGGCATGTGTGGCCTTTGAGTGGCTGTACTGCAAGCTGCTGAAGAAAGCAAACCCCATCAGCGACCTGTCCGCTGTGGTCACCGGCATCATTCTGGCCATGAACGTGCCCGTGGGCATGCCCATCGGCCAGCTCATCATCGGCGACCTGGTTGCCATCATCGTGGTCAAGCAGCTGTTCGGCGGCATTGGCATGAACTTTGCAAACCCTGCACTGGTCGGCCGTATCGTGCTGTTCATCAGCTTTGCCGGTTCCATGAACAATTGGGTGTTCCCCGATGCAGCGGTTGACCAGCTGTCCAGCGCTACCCCGCTGGCTGTGGCTGACACCAGCAAGCTGAGCCTGCTGGATCTGTTCATGGGCGTGCACGGCGGTGTTCTGGGCGAGACCTGCGCTCTGGCCATCCTGCTGGGCCTGATTTATATGGTGGCCACCAAGACCATCAGCATCGCCATCCCCGCTTCTTACATCGGCAGCATGTTTATCTTCTACCTGATCTCCACCGGCAGCCTGCACGGCGCACTGGTCGGCATCCTGTCCGGCGGCCTGATGTTCGGTGCTGTGTTCATGGCAACGGACTACGTTACCAGCCCCTTTACCCTGAAGGGCAAGCTGATCTACGGCCTGTGCCTGGGCATCGTCACCTTCGCCATCCGTCAGTGGGGCAGCTACGCCGAGGGCGTTTCCTTCGCGCTGCTGTTTATGAACCTGTGGGTCCCCTTTATCAACGATTGGACCCGTCAGACTCCTTACGGCTATGTTAAGCCTGCAAAGAAAGCAAAGGAGGGTGCTGGCAAATGA
- the rsxC gene encoding electron transport complex subunit RsxC: MLNKLKRAALGAHTPHDKATAASKPVPMPLPAQVRILMSQHIGAPAKALVKKGDEVFVGTKIGEAGGFVSANIHSSVSGTVAAVEPFRLSNGRMCDSVVIKTDGKQTVDPAVKAPEVTDKASFLAAVRECGLVGLGGAGFPTDVKLQPKQTVDTLLINASECEVWLTSDTQEMLNCSDDIVRGIEAVLKYTGIPKCIIGIENNKPECIELLTQKTKDKPAIEVKALPSVYGTGAELILIEKCLGREVPHGGLPADAGAIVMNVTSVSTLGKYLATGMPVVSRCITVDGDACAKPQNLIVPVGTAYEDVLNAAGIKGGVELGKVVAGGAMMGPAVENLSYPTTKTTSGLIMLSAAAAEPPQVNPCIRCGRCVEYCPMGLEPVEVNQAYAARDVQELGKLHVDYCFNCGSCTFVCPAKRPCTQMMGLAKAFYLGEIKKGGNK; this comes from the coding sequence ATGTTGAACAAGCTGAAACGTGCGGCGCTTGGCGCGCATACGCCGCATGACAAGGCAACCGCTGCAAGCAAACCAGTTCCGATGCCTCTGCCCGCGCAGGTACGCATCCTGATGAGCCAGCACATCGGCGCTCCGGCGAAAGCCCTGGTCAAAAAGGGCGACGAAGTGTTTGTTGGCACCAAGATCGGTGAAGCAGGCGGTTTCGTCTCTGCAAATATCCACTCCAGTGTTTCTGGTACTGTGGCCGCTGTGGAACCCTTCCGTCTCTCCAATGGCCGGATGTGCGACTCTGTTGTCATCAAGACCGATGGCAAGCAGACCGTGGACCCTGCCGTGAAGGCACCCGAGGTCACCGACAAGGCCAGCTTCCTGGCAGCCGTGCGTGAGTGCGGCCTGGTGGGTCTGGGCGGCGCAGGCTTCCCGACCGATGTCAAGCTGCAGCCCAAGCAGACCGTGGACACCCTGCTCATCAACGCTTCCGAGTGTGAAGTCTGGCTGACCAGCGACACGCAGGAGATGCTGAACTGCAGCGATGATATCGTCCGCGGCATCGAGGCCGTGCTGAAGTATACCGGCATCCCGAAGTGCATCATCGGCATTGAGAACAACAAGCCCGAGTGCATCGAGCTGTTGACCCAGAAGACCAAAGACAAGCCCGCCATCGAGGTCAAGGCACTGCCCAGTGTTTACGGCACCGGCGCAGAGCTGATCCTGATCGAGAAGTGCCTGGGCCGCGAGGTTCCGCACGGCGGTCTGCCCGCAGATGCAGGTGCCATCGTGATGAACGTGACCTCTGTTTCTACCCTGGGCAAGTACCTGGCTACCGGTATGCCGGTGGTCAGCCGCTGCATCACCGTGGATGGCGATGCCTGCGCAAAGCCCCAGAACCTGATCGTTCCCGTGGGCACTGCCTACGAGGATGTTCTGAACGCTGCCGGCATCAAGGGCGGCGTGGAGCTGGGCAAGGTGGTTGCCGGCGGTGCCATGATGGGCCCCGCTGTGGAGAACCTGAGCTACCCCACCACTAAGACCACCTCCGGCCTGATCATGCTCAGCGCCGCTGCTGCAGAGCCCCCGCAGGTCAACCCCTGCATCCGCTGCGGCCGCTGCGTGGAGTACTGCCCCATGGGTCTGGAGCCCGTGGAGGTCAACCAGGCTTACGCTGCCCGCGACGTTCAGGAGCTGGGCAAGCTGCATGTTGATTACTGCTTCAACTGCGGCTCCTGCACTTTTGTCTGCCCGGCAAAGCGCCCCTGCACCCAGATGATGGGCCTGGCAAAGGCGTTCTACCTTGGTGAAATCAAAAAAGGAGGCAATAAGTAA
- a CDS encoding DUF5662 family protein, translated as MNIKGHFETITRHKLLVMKYCFECGLYQQGLTHDLSKYSPTEFIPGCIYYQGDHSPNEAERAARGYSSAWLHHKGRNKHHLEYWIDYTTNKSGLGGMKMPLRYVCEMVCDRVAASQIYLGDKYTDASPWQYYEKSRDHYLLHPETRALLEKLLLMVRDLGQERTFAYIRFLLGCEDND; from the coding sequence ATGAACATCAAGGGACACTTTGAGACCATCACCCGGCATAAACTGCTGGTGATGAAGTATTGCTTTGAATGCGGCCTTTATCAGCAGGGCCTGACCCATGACCTGAGCAAGTACAGCCCCACCGAGTTCATCCCGGGCTGCATCTACTATCAGGGCGACCACAGCCCCAACGAGGCAGAGCGCGCCGCCCGGGGCTATTCCTCGGCATGGCTCCACCATAAGGGCCGCAACAAGCACCATCTGGAATACTGGATCGACTACACAACCAACAAATCCGGCCTGGGCGGCATGAAAATGCCCCTGCGCTATGTCTGCGAGATGGTCTGCGACCGCGTGGCGGCCAGCCAGATCTATCTGGGCGACAAGTACACCGACGCATCCCCGTGGCAGTATTATGAAAAGAGCAGGGATCACTATCTGCTCCATCCCGAAACAAGGGCACTGCTGGAAAAGCTGCTGCTGATGGTCCGGGATCTGGGGCAGGAGCGCACCTTTGCCTACATAAGATTCCTGCTCGGGTGTGAAGATAACGATTAA
- a CDS encoding glycosyltransferase family 2 protein, translating to MNVRLKRARELAGYAVQLTKDEGLGTMLARGAGFVRRRCFGKKARYLPAKKVLEAQRAEMAGKNFENCQLSTISVLTPLYNTPEVFLRQFLDSFVNQTAPNGELCLADASDAAHSSVGDIVREYQAKYQHIVYKKIENKGIAANTNAAAELASGEYLALADHDDILAPHAMYTMGQAIRQLREAGEPDGFLYSDEALFTKKIEKPLVAHFKPDYAPDYLLCCNYICHLAVFRRELFEQVGGERPECDGSQDHDLFLRLIEQVGGAAHVPQVLYYWRVHEGSTSGGTDAKPYVAKAAKKALADHLERTGRTGTIEDGLYPSTYRVRWDIVGEPKVSILIPNKDHTEDLEKCLQSIWKKTTWDRFEVIVIENNSTDPATFAYYEKARQRYDGLKVVTYPDKGFNFSAINNFGRKAAEGDYLLLLNNDVEVVNGDWLTELLRQCAHPGGAAICGAMLWYPDETIQHAGIVTGLGGYAGHSHKYKKKGGSGYLFRTSTVQDFSGVTGACLLVKTAVYDEMHGLDEQFAVAFNDVDFCLRVRDAGYRIAWTPYAELIHYESKSRGGDEKDPVKAARFAAEQQRLYTIHGKENILDDPYYNPNLTRDREDFSENDDLRRLKEGRVTVRFRGGTLQ from the coding sequence ATGAATGTGCGATTGAAACGTGCCAGAGAGCTGGCAGGCTATGCGGTCCAGCTGACAAAGGACGAGGGTCTGGGCACCATGCTGGCCCGGGGTGCGGGCTTTGTCAGGCGGCGGTGCTTTGGCAAAAAGGCCCGCTACCTGCCCGCAAAAAAGGTGCTGGAAGCCCAGAGAGCCGAAATGGCAGGAAAAAATTTTGAAAACTGCCAACTTTCGACGATTTCCGTGTTGACACCGTTGTATAATACTCCTGAGGTGTTTCTGCGGCAGTTTCTGGATTCCTTTGTGAACCAGACCGCCCCCAATGGTGAGCTCTGCCTGGCGGATGCCTCGGATGCCGCCCACAGCAGTGTGGGGGATATCGTAAGGGAATATCAGGCAAAATATCAACACATCGTATACAAAAAGATCGAAAACAAGGGCATTGCGGCCAATACCAACGCCGCCGCTGAACTGGCATCGGGGGAATATCTGGCGCTGGCCGACCACGATGACATCCTTGCGCCCCACGCCATGTACACCATGGGTCAGGCGATCCGGCAGCTGCGTGAGGCAGGGGAGCCGGACGGCTTCCTGTACAGCGACGAGGCTCTCTTTACCAAAAAGATCGAAAAGCCGCTGGTGGCCCACTTCAAGCCCGATTACGCCCCGGATTACCTGCTCTGCTGCAACTACATCTGCCATCTGGCCGTGTTCCGGCGGGAGCTGTTCGAGCAGGTGGGCGGGGAACGCCCCGAATGTGATGGCAGTCAGGATCACGACCTCTTCCTCCGGCTCATTGAGCAGGTGGGCGGCGCGGCCCATGTGCCGCAGGTGCTCTACTACTGGCGGGTGCACGAAGGCTCGACCTCCGGCGGCACCGATGCCAAGCCCTACGTTGCCAAAGCGGCAAAGAAGGCGCTGGCCGACCATCTGGAGCGCACCGGCCGCACCGGCACCATAGAGGATGGCCTGTACCCCAGCACCTATCGGGTCAGGTGGGACATTGTGGGGGAGCCGAAGGTGAGCATCCTCATCCCCAACAAGGATCACACCGAGGATCTGGAAAAGTGCCTGCAGAGCATCTGGAAAAAGACCACCTGGGACCGGTTCGAGGTCATCGTCATCGAGAACAACTCCACAGACCCGGCCACCTTTGCCTATTACGAGAAGGCCCGGCAGCGGTACGACGGCCTGAAGGTGGTCACCTACCCGGACAAGGGCTTCAACTTCTCGGCCATCAACAACTTTGGCCGGAAAGCGGCAGAGGGCGACTATCTGCTGCTGCTCAACAACGATGTGGAAGTGGTAAACGGCGACTGGCTCACGGAGCTGCTCCGGCAGTGTGCCCACCCCGGCGGTGCGGCGATCTGCGGTGCCATGCTCTGGTACCCGGATGAGACCATCCAGCACGCAGGGATCGTGACCGGTCTGGGCGGCTACGCGGGCCACAGCCACAAGTATAAGAAGAAGGGCGGCAGCGGCTATCTGTTCCGCACCTCTACCGTGCAGGACTTCTCCGGTGTGACCGGTGCCTGCCTGCTGGTAAAGACCGCCGTCTATGACGAGATGCACGGGCTGGACGAGCAGTTCGCCGTGGCCTTCAACGATGTGGACTTCTGCCTGCGGGTGCGGGATGCAGGCTACCGCATTGCCTGGACCCCCTACGCCGAGCTCATTCACTATGAGAGCAAGAGCCGGGGCGGGGATGAAAAAGACCCCGTTAAGGCGGCCCGCTTTGCGGCGGAGCAGCAGCGGCTCTACACCATCCACGGCAAGGAAAACATTCTGGATGACCCCTACTACAACCCCAACCTGACCCGCGACCGGGAGGATTTTTCGGAGAACGACGATCTGCGCAGGTTGAAAGAGGGCAGGGTAACGGTAAGATTCCGGGGAGGTACCCTCCAATGA
- a CDS encoding ABC transporter ATP-binding protein produces the protein MEPIIKVDNVSMCFNLSTEKHESLKEYLLAMVQGRLQYDEFYALKDVSLDIMPGDFYGLVGLNGSGKSTLLKTIAGVYKPTKGKVTVNGTIAPLIELGAGFDMDLTARENIYLNGTVLGFSPKYLDEKFDEIVEFSELQNFLDVPLKNYSSGMVARIGFAIATITKPDILIADEVLSVGDFLFQQKCEKRMKELMAGGTTVILVSHSIEQIERMCSKVAWLSHGHLKMNGDTETVCAAYKATQRGEA, from the coding sequence ATGGAACCGATCATCAAAGTGGACAACGTGTCCATGTGCTTCAACCTCTCCACCGAAAAGCACGAGAGCCTGAAGGAATATCTGCTGGCCATGGTGCAGGGCCGCCTGCAGTACGACGAGTTTTACGCCCTGAAGGACGTGAGCCTGGACATCATGCCCGGCGATTTTTACGGTCTGGTGGGCCTGAACGGCTCGGGCAAATCCACCCTGCTCAAGACCATTGCGGGCGTGTACAAGCCCACCAAGGGCAAGGTCACCGTCAACGGCACTATCGCCCCGCTCATCGAGCTGGGTGCGGGCTTTGATATGGACCTGACCGCCCGGGAGAACATCTACCTCAACGGCACGGTGCTGGGGTTCTCGCCCAAGTATCTGGACGAGAAGTTCGACGAGATCGTGGAGTTCAGCGAGCTGCAGAACTTTCTGGATGTACCGCTGAAAAACTACTCCTCCGGCATGGTGGCCCGCATCGGCTTTGCCATTGCCACCATCACCAAGCCTGATATCCTGATCGCGGACGAGGTGCTCTCGGTGGGCGACTTCCTGTTCCAGCAGAAATGCGAAAAACGGATGAAGGAGCTGATGGCAGGCGGCACCACCGTCATTCTGGTGTCCCACTCCATCGAGCAGATCGAGCGGATGTGCAGCAAGGTGGCATGGCTGAGCCACGGCCACCTGAAAATGAACGGTGATACTGAGACAGTCTGCGCGGCCTACAAGGCCACCCAGCGCGGCGAGGCCTGA